A single region of the Glycine max cultivar Williams 82 chromosome 20, Glycine_max_v4.0, whole genome shotgun sequence genome encodes:
- the LOC100803296 gene encoding stress enhanced protein 1, chloroplastic isoform X1, whose translation MALVEASASLSISSGVARLFTPPKCSPTAHFPHRNFVATRPSFIAGSPLLIRRNHGRKAACKAMPVTIRCEQSTQEGNSLDVWLGRLAMVGFAVAITVEIATGKGLLENFGLTSPLPTVALAVTALVGVLTAVFIFQSASKN comes from the exons ATGGCACTTGTTGAAGCCTCTGCTTCTCTTTCAATCTCTTCTGGTG TTGCTCGTCTTTTCACTCCACCAAAATGCTCTCCCACCGCTCACTTTCCTCATCGGAATTTTGTTGCAACTCGACCATCATTCATCGCTGGTTCCCCACTCT TGATTCGGAGAAATCATGGAAGGAAAGCTGCATGCAAAGCAATGCCTGTTACAATAAGATGTGAGCAAAGTACCCAGGAAGGGAACAGTTTGGATGTGTGGCTAGGTCGGCTAGCCATGGTTGGCTTTGCAGTAGCAATCACTGTTGAAATTGCTACTGGGAAGGGACTCCTAGAG AACTTTGGACTCACAAGTCCACTGCCTACAGTTGCCCTTGCAGTAACAGCACTTGTGGGTGTCTTGACGGCAGTTTTTATCTTCCAGTCAGCGTCAAAAAATTGA
- the LOC100803296 gene encoding stress enhanced protein 1, chloroplastic isoform X2, producing MALVEASASLSISSVARLFTPPKCSPTAHFPHRNFVATRPSFIAGSPLLIRRNHGRKAACKAMPVTIRCEQSTQEGNSLDVWLGRLAMVGFAVAITVEIATGKGLLENFGLTSPLPTVALAVTALVGVLTAVFIFQSASKN from the exons ATGGCACTTGTTGAAGCCTCTGCTTCTCTTTCAATCTCTTCTG TTGCTCGTCTTTTCACTCCACCAAAATGCTCTCCCACCGCTCACTTTCCTCATCGGAATTTTGTTGCAACTCGACCATCATTCATCGCTGGTTCCCCACTCT TGATTCGGAGAAATCATGGAAGGAAAGCTGCATGCAAAGCAATGCCTGTTACAATAAGATGTGAGCAAAGTACCCAGGAAGGGAACAGTTTGGATGTGTGGCTAGGTCGGCTAGCCATGGTTGGCTTTGCAGTAGCAATCACTGTTGAAATTGCTACTGGGAAGGGACTCCTAGAG AACTTTGGACTCACAAGTCCACTGCCTACAGTTGCCCTTGCAGTAACAGCACTTGTGGGTGTCTTGACGGCAGTTTTTATCTTCCAGTCAGCGTCAAAAAATTGA
- the LOC100802777 gene encoding uncharacterized protein: MGKKRLDSKFDRKFEKKVQFYSKVKDAVTSLSTQKSITKKKKKSKQQRRQNKLKAYNLSSLLESLPEVKSSKKPVCENDGKLKCKSRQILVLTERDRISAVLNDPNFRADPLSAIHQYIQSKQLVVEEQPKKKVNKNGSKKKKKSKASTGLQSMEM, translated from the exons ATGGGCAAGAAAAG GTTAGATTCAAAGTTCGATCGCAAGTTCGAAAAGAAGGTCCAATTTTATTCCA AGGTGAAAGATGCTGTTACCTCCTTGAGTACCCAAAAGTCTATTACTAAG aaaaagaaaaagagcaaaCAACAAAGGCGGCAGAACAAATTGAAGGCATATAATCTATCTTCACTTTTAGAGTCCCTTCCCGAGGTGAAGTCATCAAAGAAACCAGTTTGTGAGAATGACGGCAAACTTAAGTGTAAATCCAGGCAGATATTAGT ATTGACTGAAAGAGATCGAATTTCTGCTGTTCTCAACGACCCTAACTTTCGAGCAGATCCCCTGTCTGCCATTCATCAATATATACAGAGCAAACAACTTGTAGTAGAGGAACAACCCAAGaaaaaagtgaacaaaaatggatccaaaaagaagaagaaatcaaaggCTTCAACTGGATTACAATCTATGGAAATGTAG